The Calliphora vicina chromosome 3, idCalVici1.1, whole genome shotgun sequence genome contains a region encoding:
- the LOC135953353 gene encoding odorant receptor 67d-like: MSRKYSNNFKKLFNFTRRFSELCGCDVIKENFQPDWKTYAVFLLMNLALSCTVYSNYIEVIVNGDLYNLLKTASVIGTGVQGYAKFINVLKQQTKFRYLYKEIIDMYETYELKSLAYKQSLKYNISLVKKLLAVTFAMVSIACIGVTMVPLYMLIFQNTRIDIMPFIFPFIDTSTDFGFYLTFVLHIICVFFGGYGNFVVDSWLFIYAAHVPLMKNILKCKFDDLDAILEEYPKNVVKSRKPLNDIFKWHQKYIDFCKTIKGTFFWVIAIQIGFEFMGIISTIVCIFLGIWPPAPAYLIYLFCIFYSYCSLGNIVEVSNDDVIDVIYASCWYNLTVPEQKMILIMLRESQQATGISIGGVLPLSLNTALQITKSVYTMSMLLERSLN; this comes from the exons ATGTCTcgcaaatattcaaataattttaaaaagttatttaattttacgcGAAGATTTTCTGAACTTTGTGGTTGTGATGTTATAAAAGAGAATTTTCAGCCAGACTGGAAGACATATGCAGTTTTCTTATTAATGAACCTGGCTCTGAGTTGCACAGTTTACTCCAATTACATTGAGGTAATTGTTAATGGAGATTTGTataatctgttgaaaacagCATCTGTCATAGGAACTGGAGTACAG GGCTACGCCAAATTTATAAATGTGCTCAAGCAACAGACCAAATTTCGCTATTTATACAAGGAAATCATCGATATGTACGAAACGTACGAGTTGAAATCGCTGGCCTATAAACaatctttaaaatataatatttcatTGGTGAAAAAACTGCTGGCTGTTACATTTGCAATGGTTTCCATTGCCTGCATAGGCGTAACTATGGTGCCTTTATATATGTTGATTTTCCAAAACACACGAATTGATATTATGCCTTTTATTTTCCCATTCATTGATACCAGCACAGATTTTGGATTTTACTTAACATTTGTCTTGCACATAATTTGTGTATTCTTTGGAGGCTATGGAAACTTTGTTGTGGATTCGTGGCTGTTTATATACGCTGCTCATGTACCGCTGatgaagaatattttaaaatgtaaatttgatGATCTGGATGCCATTTTGGAGGAATATCCGAAAAATGTGGTGAAATCAAGGAAACCACTAAATGACATATTTAAATGGCATCAGAAATACATAGA TTTCTGCAAAACCATAAAGGGTACATTTTTCTGGGTCATCGCTATTCAAATAGGCTTTGAATTCATGGGTATTATCTCTACAATTGTTTGCATATTTCTGGGCATATGGCCACCAGCTCCAGCCTATTTGatctatttattttgtatattttattcctaTTGCTCATTGGGTAATATTGTCGAAGTatcg AACGATGATGTGATTGATGTGATTTATGCCTCTTGCTGGTATAATTTGACCGTGCCGGAACagaaaatgattttaatcaTGCTGAGAGAATCCCAACAGGCCACTGGAATTTCTATTGGAGGCGTGTTGCCCTTATCGCTGAATACAGCTTTGCAAATTACAAAATCGGTTTATACCATGTCAATGTTGCTCGAAAGatcattaaattaa